The Bos javanicus breed banteng chromosome 11, ARS-OSU_banteng_1.0, whole genome shotgun sequence genome includes a window with the following:
- the CYSRT1 gene encoding cysteine-rich tail protein 1 has product MDPHETLVKSPYAHISIPRAHLRPELGQQRKAGPSSAESQPLPVRSCTLEPLEEAPGPKGTKGAASIQGRPACQQPCKPCGSGQRPAGLAYAGPPPAQRGDDIAHHCWCCPCCSCCHCPRFCRCHSCCCVVS; this is encoded by the coding sequence ATGGACCCCCATGAGACGCTCGTCAAGAGCCCATATGCCCACATAAGCATCCCGAGGGCTCACCTGCGGCCTGAGCTGGGGCAGCAGCGGAAGGCGGGCCCATCCTCTGCAGAGTCGCAGCCTCTGCCTGTGAGGTCCTGCACcctggagcctctggaggaggCCCCGGGACCCAAGGGCACCAAGGGGGCTGCCTCCATCCAGGGCCGGCCGGCCTGTCAGCAGCCCTGTAAGCCCTGTGGCAGCGGGCAGCGCCCGGCAGGACTGGCCTACGCCGGCCCGCCGCCCGCCCAGCGCGGCGACGACATTGCCCATCACTGCTGGTGCTgcccctgctgctcctgctgccacTGCCCCCGCTTCTGCCGCTGCCACAGCTGCTGCTGCGTCGTCTCCTAG
- the RNF224 gene encoding RING finger protein 224 — protein MLLPEGHSASEEAAAAGPQRGDCIVCYSAYDLAGHLPRRLYCGHTVCQACVRRLATPAPAQRWVPCPQCRQSTPMPRGGVAMLDLDLAAFLAIRAGRGPSRLEPQPPGPCKGSPTVTQQPARLLPASGPPPRFPQPGGCCPGCRSLCWDPSGSPQL, from the coding sequence ATGCTGCTGCCGGAGGGGCACTCAGCCTCTGAAGAGGCCGCAGCCGCTGGGCCCCAGCGCGGTGACTGCATCGTCTGCTACTCGGCCTATGACCTCGCCGGGCACCTGCCCCGCCGCCTCTACTGCGGCCACACTGTCTGCCAGGCGTGCGTGCGGCGGCTGGCCACGCCGGCCCCTGCGCAGCGCTGGGTCCCCTGCCCGCAGTGCCGCCAGAGCACGCCCATGCCCCGTGGAGGGGTGGCCATGCTGGACCTCGACCTGGCCGCCTTCCTGGCCATCAGGGCCGGACGGGGGCCGTCTCGCCTGGAGCCACAGCCCCCCGGGCCCTGCAAGGGCAGCCCCACTGTCACTcagcagccggccaggctcctccccGCGTCGGGCCCCCCGCCCCGCTTCCCCCAGCCCGGAGGCTGCTGCCCGGGCTGCCGCAGCCTCTGCTGGGATCCCTCAGGCAGCCCCCAGCTCTGA
- the SLC34A3 gene encoding sodium-dependent phosphate transport protein 2C isoform X1 produces MTSGVAALPAHLVQRASFWPCDSGRTGTRRPAETRADFPRGPQDGRPECQHPACHRWPARSILSCPSDVHVREPSSGGQQPSPAHPWVTVGPGRGRHPGLRWYPWGALGSLVNINGLSTRQVMCAPSGSLTCSCSRPVSPPRRCPSLPTQIWVWAWVRSCLKSMPHPLTGGPAPPTPLDTVGLVDQRLGDAGISGSASILEDRDMDPWALPQLKDTGQAWRELSAASRALRVLTGFLKACGLLGGLYLFICSLDILSSAFQLLGSKVTGDIFKDNVVLSNPVAGLVIGVLVTVLVQSSSTSSSIVVSMVASKLLTVRASVPIIMGVNVGTSITSTLVSMAQSGDRDEFRRAFGGSAVHGIFNWLTALVLLPLESAAAPLERLSALILGTASLQPGGHAPDILKVLTRPLTHLIVQLDADVLMGSATGNTTNRSLIKRWCGTREQTTAGNSSYCGAAAGGPCPGKNGSASEEPLPCRHLFAGTALADLAVGLILLAASLLVLCSCLVLIVKLLNSTLRGRVAQAVRTVINADFPRPFGWLSGYLAMLVGAGLTFALQSSSVFTAATVPLIGVGVISLERAYPLFLGSNTGTTTTALLAALASPSDMLLSAVQVALIHFFFNLAGILLWYVVPILRLPVPLAKYFGNLTASYRWVAVAYLLLCFLVLPLAAFGLSLAGGAVLAAVGAPLVVLVLLVALVTVLQRHRPAWLPRRLRSWAWLPLWLRSLEPWDLLVRRCCPCKACSPPQAVAKEAHCYENPQVLASQQL; encoded by the exons ATGACCTCGGGGGttgctgccctccctgcccacctggtgcaaagagcttcCTTCTGGCCATGTGACAGCGGCAGGACAGGCACGAGAAGGCCTGCAGAGACGAGGGCGGACTTCCCGAGGGGTCCCCAGGATGGCCGGCCAGAGTGCCAGCATCCCGCCTGCCACAGGTGGCCAGCACGCAGCATCCTGTCATGTCCCTCAGACGTCCACGTGCGAGAGCCCAGCTCTGGGGGCCAGCAGCCCAGCCCTGCTCACCCCTGGGTGACGGTGGGGCCTGGAAGAGGCCGGCACCCAGGGCTGCGATGGTACCCCTGGGGGGCCCTTGGCTCCTTGGTAAACATTAATGGGCTCAGTACACGGCAGGTCATGTGTGCGCCCAGCGGATCTTTGACCTGCAGCTGCTCTCGGCCCGTGTCTCCTCCCCGAAGGTGCCCCTCACTGCCCACACAG ATCTGGGTCTGGGCCTGGGTCCGTTCCTGCCTGAAATCCATGCCGCATCCCCTCACCGGGGGCCcggcccctcccacccctctggaCACAGTTGGCCTGGTGGACCAGAGGCTGGGAGACGCAG GGATCTCTGGTTCTGCCTCCATCCTGGAAGACAGAGACATGGACCCCTGGGCCCTCCCTCAGCTGAAGGACACGGGACAGGCCTGGAGAG AGCTCAGTGCGGCCAGCAGGGCGCTGCGGGTGCTCACTGGCTTCCTCAAGGCCTGTGGGCTGCTGGGCGGCCTCTACCTCTTCATCTGCTCCCTGGACATCCTCAGCTCCGCCTTCCAGCTGCTAGGCA GCAAAGTAACCGGAGACATCTTCAAGGATAACGTGGTGCTGTCCAACCCTGTGGCTGGACTGGTCATTGGCGTGCTGGTCACAGTCCTGGTGCAGAGCTCCAGCACGTCCTCCTCCATCGTGGTCAGCATGGTGGCCTCCAAGC TGCTGACCGTCCGGGCCTCCGTGCCCATCATCATGGGTGTCAACGTGGGCACATCCATCACCAGCACCCTGGTCTCGATGGCACAGTCAGGGGACCGGGACGAGTTTCGGAG agcCTTCGGCGGCTCGGCTGTGCACGGCATCTTCAACTGGCTCACGGCGCTGGTCCTGCTGCCGCTGGAGAGTGCCGCGGCCCCCCTGGAGAGGCTCAGTGCGCTGATCCTGGGCACCGCCAGCCTGCAGCCCGGGGGGCACGCGCCCGACATCCTCAAGGTGCTGACCCGGCCGCTCACACACCTCATCGTGCAG CTGGACGCTGATGTCCTTATGGGCAGTGCCACGGGCAACACCACCAACCGGAGCCTTATTAAGCGATGGTGCGGCACCAGGGAGCAGACG ACCGCGGGAAACAGCAGCTACTGCGGAGCGGCGGCGGGGGGGCCCTGCCCTGGGAAGAACGGCTCTGCGTCTGAGGAGCCCTTGCCCT gCCGCCACCTGTTTGCGGGCACGGCGCTCGCGGACCTGGCCGTGGGCCTCATCCTGCTGGCCGCCTCCCTGCTCGTGCTCTGCTCCTGCCTCGTCCTCATTGTCAAGCTGCTCAACTCCACTCTGCGGGGCCGCGTCGCCCAGGCCGTGAGGACAGTCATCAACGCCG ACTTCCCCCGCCCGTTTGGCTGGCTCAGCGGCTACCTGGCCATGCTCGTGGGCGCCGGCCTGACCTTCGCGCTCCAAAGCAGCAGCGTCTTCACCGCGGCCACAGTGCCGCTCATCG GGGTCGGGGTGATCAGCCTGGAGCGAGCATATCCTCTCTTCCTGGGCTCCAACACTGGCACCACCACCACGGCCCTGCTGGCAGCTCTGGCCAGCCCCTCGGACATGCTGCTCAGCGCCGTCCAG gtcGCTCTCATCCACTTCTTCTTCAACCTGGCGGGTATCCTGCTGTGGTATGTGGTGCCCATCCTCCGGCTGCCCGTCCCGCTGGCCAAGTACTTTGGGAACCTGACCGCCAGCTACCGCTGGGTGGCTGTCGCCTAcctgctgctctgcttcctggtgCTGCCACTGGCCGCCTTCGGGCTCTCCCTGGCGGGGGGCGCCGTGCTGGCTGCGGTCGGGGCACCCTTGGTAGTGCTGGTGCTCCTCGTCGCCCTGGTCACTGTCCTGCAGCGGCACCGGCCCGCCTGGCTGCCCCGCCGCCTGCGCTCCTGGGCCTGGCTGCCCCTCTGGCTCCGCTCTCTGGAGCCCTGGGACCTCCTGGTGAGACGCTGCTGCCCCTGCAAGGCCTGCAGCCCCCCTCAGGCTGTGGCCAAGGAGGCGCACTGCTACGAGAACCCCCAGGTCCTGGCCTCCCAGCAGTTGTGA
- the SLC34A3 gene encoding sodium-dependent phosphate transport protein 2C isoform X2 has product MPHPLTGGPAPPTPLDTVGLVDQRLGDAGISGSASILEDRDMDPWALPQLKDTGQAWRELSAASRALRVLTGFLKACGLLGGLYLFICSLDILSSAFQLLGSKVTGDIFKDNVVLSNPVAGLVIGVLVTVLVQSSSTSSSIVVSMVASKLLTVRASVPIIMGVNVGTSITSTLVSMAQSGDRDEFRRAFGGSAVHGIFNWLTALVLLPLESAAAPLERLSALILGTASLQPGGHAPDILKVLTRPLTHLIVQLDADVLMGSATGNTTNRSLIKRWCGTREQTTAGNSSYCGAAAGGPCPGKNGSASEEPLPCRHLFAGTALADLAVGLILLAASLLVLCSCLVLIVKLLNSTLRGRVAQAVRTVINADFPRPFGWLSGYLAMLVGAGLTFALQSSSVFTAATVPLIGVGVISLERAYPLFLGSNTGTTTTALLAALASPSDMLLSAVQVALIHFFFNLAGILLWYVVPILRLPVPLAKYFGNLTASYRWVAVAYLLLCFLVLPLAAFGLSLAGGAVLAAVGAPLVVLVLLVALVTVLQRHRPAWLPRRLRSWAWLPLWLRSLEPWDLLVRRCCPCKACSPPQAVAKEAHCYENPQVLASQQL; this is encoded by the exons ATGCCGCATCCCCTCACCGGGGGCCcggcccctcccacccctctggaCACAGTTGGCCTGGTGGACCAGAGGCTGGGAGACGCAG GGATCTCTGGTTCTGCCTCCATCCTGGAAGACAGAGACATGGACCCCTGGGCCCTCCCTCAGCTGAAGGACACGGGACAGGCCTGGAGAG AGCTCAGTGCGGCCAGCAGGGCGCTGCGGGTGCTCACTGGCTTCCTCAAGGCCTGTGGGCTGCTGGGCGGCCTCTACCTCTTCATCTGCTCCCTGGACATCCTCAGCTCCGCCTTCCAGCTGCTAGGCA GCAAAGTAACCGGAGACATCTTCAAGGATAACGTGGTGCTGTCCAACCCTGTGGCTGGACTGGTCATTGGCGTGCTGGTCACAGTCCTGGTGCAGAGCTCCAGCACGTCCTCCTCCATCGTGGTCAGCATGGTGGCCTCCAAGC TGCTGACCGTCCGGGCCTCCGTGCCCATCATCATGGGTGTCAACGTGGGCACATCCATCACCAGCACCCTGGTCTCGATGGCACAGTCAGGGGACCGGGACGAGTTTCGGAG agcCTTCGGCGGCTCGGCTGTGCACGGCATCTTCAACTGGCTCACGGCGCTGGTCCTGCTGCCGCTGGAGAGTGCCGCGGCCCCCCTGGAGAGGCTCAGTGCGCTGATCCTGGGCACCGCCAGCCTGCAGCCCGGGGGGCACGCGCCCGACATCCTCAAGGTGCTGACCCGGCCGCTCACACACCTCATCGTGCAG CTGGACGCTGATGTCCTTATGGGCAGTGCCACGGGCAACACCACCAACCGGAGCCTTATTAAGCGATGGTGCGGCACCAGGGAGCAGACG ACCGCGGGAAACAGCAGCTACTGCGGAGCGGCGGCGGGGGGGCCCTGCCCTGGGAAGAACGGCTCTGCGTCTGAGGAGCCCTTGCCCT gCCGCCACCTGTTTGCGGGCACGGCGCTCGCGGACCTGGCCGTGGGCCTCATCCTGCTGGCCGCCTCCCTGCTCGTGCTCTGCTCCTGCCTCGTCCTCATTGTCAAGCTGCTCAACTCCACTCTGCGGGGCCGCGTCGCCCAGGCCGTGAGGACAGTCATCAACGCCG ACTTCCCCCGCCCGTTTGGCTGGCTCAGCGGCTACCTGGCCATGCTCGTGGGCGCCGGCCTGACCTTCGCGCTCCAAAGCAGCAGCGTCTTCACCGCGGCCACAGTGCCGCTCATCG GGGTCGGGGTGATCAGCCTGGAGCGAGCATATCCTCTCTTCCTGGGCTCCAACACTGGCACCACCACCACGGCCCTGCTGGCAGCTCTGGCCAGCCCCTCGGACATGCTGCTCAGCGCCGTCCAG gtcGCTCTCATCCACTTCTTCTTCAACCTGGCGGGTATCCTGCTGTGGTATGTGGTGCCCATCCTCCGGCTGCCCGTCCCGCTGGCCAAGTACTTTGGGAACCTGACCGCCAGCTACCGCTGGGTGGCTGTCGCCTAcctgctgctctgcttcctggtgCTGCCACTGGCCGCCTTCGGGCTCTCCCTGGCGGGGGGCGCCGTGCTGGCTGCGGTCGGGGCACCCTTGGTAGTGCTGGTGCTCCTCGTCGCCCTGGTCACTGTCCTGCAGCGGCACCGGCCCGCCTGGCTGCCCCGCCGCCTGCGCTCCTGGGCCTGGCTGCCCCTCTGGCTCCGCTCTCTGGAGCCCTGGGACCTCCTGGTGAGACGCTGCTGCCCCTGCAAGGCCTGCAGCCCCCCTCAGGCTGTGGCCAAGGAGGCGCACTGCTACGAGAACCCCCAGGTCCTGGCCTCCCAGCAGTTGTGA
- the TUBB4B gene encoding tubulin beta-4B chain: protein MREIVHLQAGQCGNQIGAKFWEVISDEHGIDPTGTYHGDSDLQLERINVYYNEATGGKYVPRAVLVDLEPGTMDSVRSGPFGQIFRPDNFVFGQSGAGNNWAKGHYTEGAELVDSVLDVVRKEAESCDCLQGFQLTHSLGGGTGSGMGTLLISKIREEYPDRIMNTFSVVPSPKVSDTVVEPYNATLSVHQLVENTDETYCIDNEALYDICFRTLKLTTPTYGDLNHLVSATMSGVTTCLRFPGQLNADLRKLAVNMVPFPRLHFFMPGFAPLTSRGSQQYRALTVPELTQQMFDAKNMMAACDPRHGRYLTVAAVFRGRMSMKEVDEQMLNVQNKNSSYFVEWIPNNVKTAVCDIPPRGLKMSATFIGNSTAIQELFKRISEQFTAMFRRKAFLHWYTGEGMDEMEFTEAESNMNDLVSEYQQYQDATAEEEGEFEEEAEEEVA from the exons atgaGGGAGATCGTGCACCTGCAGGCCGGCCAGTGCGGCAACCAGATCGGCGCCAAG TTTTGGGAGGTGATCAGCGACGAGCATGGCATCGATCCTACCGGCACCTACCACGGGGATAGCGACCTGCAGCTGGAGCGAATCAACGTGTACTACAACGAGGCCACCG GTGGCAAGTATGTGCCCCGCGCGGTGCTCGTGGACCTGGAGCCGGGCACCATGGACTCTGTGCGCTCGGGGCCTTTCGGGCAGATCTTCAGGCCGGACAACTTTGTCTTCG GTCAGAGCGGGGCCGGGAACAACTGGGCCAAGGGGCACTACACGGAAGGCGCAGAGCTAGTCGACTCGGTGCTGGACGTCGTGAGGAAGGAGGCGGAGAGCTGTGACTGCCTGCAGGGCTTCCAGCTGACCCACTCCTTGGGTGGGGGGACTGGGTCTGGGATGGGCACCCTCCTCATCAGCAAGATTCGGGAGGAGTATCCAGACAGGATCATGAACACCTTCAGCGTGGTGCCCTCGCCCAAAGTGTCAGACACCGTCGTGGAGCCCTACAACGCCACCCTCTCAGTCCACCAGCTGGTAGAGAACACAGACGAGACCTACTGCATCGACAACGAGGCGCTGTACGACATCTGCTTCCGCACCCTGAAGCTGACCACCCCCACCTACGGGGACCTGAACCACCTGGTGTCGGCCACCATGAGCGGGGTCACCACCTGCCTGCGCTTCCCGGGCCAGCTCAACGCTGACCTGCGCAAGCTGGCTGTCAACATGGTCCCCTTCCCCCGCCTGCACTTCTTCATGCCCGGCTTCGCGCCGCTAACCAGCCGGGGCAGCCAGCAGTACCGGGCACTGACGGTGCCCGAGCTCACCCAGCAGATGTTTGACGCCAAGAACATGATGGCCGCCTGCGACCCGCGCCACGGCCGCTACCTGACCGTGGCCGCCGTCTTCCGGGGCCGCATGTCCATGAAGGAGGTGGACGAGCAGATGCTCAACGTGCAGAACAAGAACAGCAGCTACTTCGTGGAGTGGATCCCCAACAACGTGAAGACGGCCGTGTGCGACATCCCGCCCCGCGGCCTGAAGATGTCGGCCACCTTCATCGGCAACAGCACGGCCATCCAGGAGCTGTTCAAGCGCATCTCGGAGCAGTTCACGGCCATGTTCCGGCGCAAGGCCTTCCTGCACTGGTACACGGGCGAGGGCATGGACGAGATGGAGTTCACCGAGGCCGAGAGCAACATGAACGACCTGGTGTCCGAGTACCAGCAGTACCAGGACGCCACGGCCGAGGAAGAGGGCGAGTTCgaggaggaggcggaggaggaggTGGCCTAG